TCTCGTAATCCATAATTTGCGGAAATCTCTCTTTTTGCGCTTCCTGTCGCCGTATGCCCGTGAGAGTGCCGCTAAATATGCCTCTCTTGCCCGGCGGTAAACGTTCTTTCGCTGACCCCAGTAGCCTTTTGTTATGCTGAATAACTTTCTGCGCTTGTTGTTGCTCTGCGACGCGCCTTTTACTCTCATTGTGTGTCAGTCCTTTCCTAGTCGTAGGGGAGCAAGTGCCTCATCTGCTCGGTGAGTGTTTCTGTTACGTAGCCTGTTTCCTTGAGGCGGCGCATTCTTGAGGGCTTCTTGTGGACGAGGATGTGAGACCTGCTGCACTTCCTGTATGCGAATTTCCCTGAAGCTGTCTTGAAGAAACGTTTTTTTGCGCCGGAATGTGATTTCAGTTTCTGCTTGGGCATTCTGATTTATTCTTCTCCTTTCGTTTTTGCTGACTGTTTTGCGCTGCTGCCTGTTACCGGTGTCAATAAGAGCCGCATATATCTTCCTTCCATGATGGGCTTTGACTCTGACTTTCCTACGTCTTCGCACTCGGCTAATACGCGGTTCAAAACTTCCTCGCCCCTGTCAAGAAATGACATCTCTCGCCCCCTGAAGAACACCGATACTTTTACCCTGTGTCCTTTCTCAAGAAACTGCCTGACGGCCTTTGTCTTGAAGTCAAAATCATGATCATCAATTTTCGGCCTCATCTTTATTTCTTTGAGTTCCTGGACTTTCTGTTTCTTTCGAGCGTCTTTCTCTTTCTTCTGGAGCTGGTAGCGGTATTTCCCGTAGTCCATAATTCTGCAAACGGGCGGCTGTGCTAGCGGTGCTACCTCCACAAGGTCGAGCGACTGCTCATGCGCCATCCTTATGGCATCAATAGTGCTTGTGATTCCGACTTTCACCCCGTTTTCGTCAACAAGAAGCACCTGCGATGATGTTATCTCCTCATTAATGCGCGGGGTATTCTCTTCGTTGCCGGGCAAAAATTCCTCCTCCTTTCAAAATCTGCCGCAGCTGTAGTTGATTTGCATAATAAAAATCAGGGCGGCTCATAAATTTCAAGCCTGACCCCTGACAGTTATATGCGTATAGATTCAGAGTGTCGGCTTCTTAGTTCCCCGCCAGCATGAAGGCCGGACAGGAGAGCCTGCGAGAATATATCACATATTCCGCCACAGCGCAAAAAAAAAAATGAAGAGGAGATTTTACTCTCCCCCTATAGTTTTTACACTTGCCGTAAAATTCCGGGACTGCTGTATGCGCTCTGCCTTCCCGGAAATGAACGCCCCCGCGAGTCAGCCCCGGCAATGTCATCGCTGAAGTCCATAGGGTATTATTTTTGTGAAATTCCTGCGTGTTATGGTAAACTTAACCGCACAAACAGCTTACAGACAGAAAGAGGAATTTTTTGTCATGGATATTGCCCGCGCTAGTATAAAGCGTACTGTCGTTGTACTTTTCATTTGCCTTCTAATCTCTCTTGGCGGTGTATCTGCCTATTTCAGCATCGGTAAACTTGAAGATCCCGCCTTCACTATCAAAACCGCAGTTGTAACAATCTTATACCCCGGCTCAACTGTCTACGAGGCAGAACAGGAAGCCGCAAGCAGAATGGAAGACGCAATCCAGGCAATGGGAGAGATAAAGAGAATCCGCACACGCTCTTCTCCCGGCTCCGCAACAATTTATGTTGACATCAAAGACCAGTATACTACCGCAGATCTTCCGCAGGTCTGGAATATTCTCCGGCAGAAAGTTAATGATGCTCTCGTCAATCTCCCGTCAGGCTGTACAGTCGTAATCAACAATGATTTCGGGGACGTTTTCGGACAGTATTACGCGCTCACGGGAGACGGCTACACTATGAGGGAGCTTTACGATTACGCGGACTTTCTCAAGAAGGAGCTTGTGTTAGTCCCGGAAGTCGCAAAAGTCAGCATAGTAGGCGAGCAGACAGAAGCCGTTTACGTTGAGTTCTCATCAGCCCGCCTGCGTTCGCTGGGAATATCATCATCAACAATATTTGACATACTAAATCAGCAAAATTCACTCTCGTCTATGGGAAAAACTTTCTACGGGGAACAGTACGTAACAATAAACCCGACAGGAGGAGTCCTTAGCGTTGAGGATTTCGGCGAGACTGTTATCGGCGGGGGAGAAGGTCATCTTATAAGGCTGAAGGAAGTTGCAGAGATTCGCAGGGACTACGCTGACCCGCAGACAATGATGATGTATTTCAACGGCCAGCCCGCTTTAGGGATCGGAATATCAACGGTTACGGGCGGGAATGTCGTTACTATGGGCGAGGCTGTAGAGAAAAGACTAGAAGAGCTTGAAGAAGACTGTCCCATAGGCATGGAGCTGAAACCGATTTATATGCAGTCAGACGGGGTTGTGAAGTCCGTCAACGATTTCGTGATTAACCTGATTGAGTCGCTTGTTATAGTTGTCGGAGTCCTGCTCGTGTTTATGGGAGTGAGATCGGGACTCATAATTGGTATTGTATTGCTTCTTACGGTTGCGGCGACTCTTGTTGTGATGAATCAGCAGGGGATTTTCCTTCAGCAGGTTTCACTTGCGGCCATGATTATCGCGCTAGGCTCATTAGTCGACAATGCTATAGTTGTTACTGAGGGAATGCTTGTAGGAGTCCAAAACGGGCAATCCGCAGAAGATGCCGCCTCAAGCACTGTATCGGGGTCAATGTGGGCGATGTTCGGCGGGACTGTTATCGCTGTCCTTGCGTTTGCGCCAATCGGATTATCACCTGACAGCACGGGCGAATTTTGCCGGAGTCTTCTTCAGGTTGTCGGAATATCGATGATGTTGAGCTGGCTTTTTGCGATTACAGCGACTCCTGTCATCGGAAATCTTATGCTCAAGCCCGCAAAACAGTCAGGAGGAGACCCCTACGGCAGCTTTTTGTTCAGGGCTTACCGGGCATTTCTTGAGGGCTGCCTTCACATGAGACTCCTAACGATAGCCGTTGTTGTGATCATGTTCGCTTTCTCTGCTGTTGTTCTGATTACGTCTGTCGAAAAAGTTTTCTTCCCCTCGTCAACAGCGATGTATTTCGTTGCGGACTTGTGGCAGCGCGAGGGGACATCAATCAACGTTCAGCGAGACATGACGGAACAGCTTGCCGAACGCCTGAGAAAACGCCCCGACATAAAGAACGTTACGAGCACAATCGGAGCCGGAAATCTGCGCTTCATGCTGACATATTCCCCGCCTGACGGTGATAACGCATTCTCAGAGCTTCTCGTAGAAGTAAACCCCGGCGGAGACCCGAAAGCAATCCTTCAGGAAACACAGCGGATTATTGATGACGAAATGCCCGGCGTTATTGGTGTGTGTAAACTTTTCTCAAAGGGTGCGAGCATGGCTCCTGTAATTGAGGCAAGATTTTACGGCGATGACCCTCTTGTGTTACGCGGCCTAGCAGACAAGGCACGCAAAATCATGGAGGAAGACCCTATACATAACTGCGTCCGGCTTGACTGGAACGACCGCGTTACAGTATTCCGCCCTCAGATTCGCAAGGACAGAATGCAGAGCCTAGGACTTACCCGCCCGATGATAAACAATGCCATTCTCACAGGCACATCAGGATTAACTGTCGGGGCGTTCAGGGACAAGAACAAATCACTGCCTATTCTGTTCAGCCTCATTCCTGAAGAGCGCAACAGGATAGACAACTTGCAGTCATTGCCGGTGTGGTCGCCGTCCGCAAACAGGGCTGTAACATTAGGCTCGGTGATTTCTGACGTTGAAGTGTCATATGAAGACGAAGT
This DNA window, taken from Synergistaceae bacterium, encodes the following:
- the rplT gene encoding 50S ribosomal protein L20, which encodes MRVKGASQSNNKRRKLFSITKGYWGQRKNVYRRAREAYLAALSRAYGDRKRKKRDFRKLWITRISAAVRAEGMSYSVFMNGLKKAGITLNRKMLSEMAIHDAKAFSDLVAKVKAAK
- the rpmI gene encoding 50S ribosomal protein L35; this encodes MPKQKLKSHSGAKKRFFKTASGKFAYRKCSRSHILVHKKPSRMRRLKETGYVTETLTEQMRHLLPYD
- the infC gene encoding translation initiation factor IF-3, which codes for MPGNEENTPRINEEITSSQVLLVDENGVKVGITSTIDAIRMAHEQSLDLVEVAPLAQPPVCRIMDYGKYRYQLQKKEKDARKKQKVQELKEIKMRPKIDDHDFDFKTKAVRQFLEKGHRVKVSVFFRGREMSFLDRGEEVLNRVLAECEDVGKSESKPIMEGRYMRLLLTPVTGSSAKQSAKTKGEE
- a CDS encoding efflux RND transporter permease subunit codes for the protein MDIARASIKRTVVVLFICLLISLGGVSAYFSIGKLEDPAFTIKTAVVTILYPGSTVYEAEQEAASRMEDAIQAMGEIKRIRTRSSPGSATIYVDIKDQYTTADLPQVWNILRQKVNDALVNLPSGCTVVINNDFGDVFGQYYALTGDGYTMRELYDYADFLKKELVLVPEVAKVSIVGEQTEAVYVEFSSARLRSLGISSSTIFDILNQQNSLSSMGKTFYGEQYVTINPTGGVLSVEDFGETVIGGGEGHLIRLKEVAEIRRDYADPQTMMMYFNGQPALGIGISTVTGGNVVTMGEAVEKRLEELEEDCPIGMELKPIYMQSDGVVKSVNDFVINLIESLVIVVGVLLVFMGVRSGLIIGIVLLLTVAATLVVMNQQGIFLQQVSLAAMIIALGSLVDNAIVVTEGMLVGVQNGQSAEDAASSTVSGSMWAMFGGTVIAVLAFAPIGLSPDSTGEFCRSLLQVVGISMMLSWLFAITATPVIGNLMLKPAKQSGGDPYGSFLFRAYRAFLEGCLHMRLLTIAVVVIMFAFSAVVLITSVEKVFFPSSTAMYFVADLWQREGTSINVQRDMTEQLAERLRKRPDIKNVTSTIGAGNLRFMLTYSPPDGDNAFSELLVEVNPGGDPKAILQETQRIIDDEMPGVIGVCKLFSKGASMAPVIEARFYGDDPLVLRGLADKARKIMEEDPIHNCVRLDWNDRVTVFRPQIRKDRMQSLGLTRPMINNAILTGTSGLTVGAFRDKNKSLPILFSLIPEERNRIDNLQSLPVWSPSANRAVTLGSVISDVEVSYEDEVIMRRNRRRVLSVVSDVTIGSNVSEMQERIRAKIEAIPLPFGYRFEWGGEDESQKDAMDGMSVLFLPCLILMFTIMVFLFNGFRQPFIIFGSIPLIVIGVVLGLVLAHKPLDFLSIVGILSLVGMLAKNSIVLLDQVASDFASGKDRYLAIVETGVSRLRPVAMSAVTTVLGMIPLIWDSMFGPMAVTIMGGLTVSTILTMVFIPVMTAVAYNVPNPEDNSGDEYEEE